Proteins from a genomic interval of Capsicum annuum cultivar UCD-10X-F1 chromosome 4, UCD10Xv1.1, whole genome shotgun sequence:
- the LOC107869367 gene encoding calmodulin-like protein 8, whose product MPTKKSNVFFFIFYISSDVRYSHCIYLTLFGTIKFLYLIPPPSNIIYSNISLSLYSTKIQEEKNMKDKIVKNPSMEENQLVEFKEAITLFDKNGDGCITIEELATVIRSLDQNPTEEELYNMISEVDNDHDNGIMEFNEFLNLISKKMKETDTDEELKEVFKVFDKDQNGYISATDLRHVMINLGEKLTDEEAEMMIKEADLDGDGQVNFDEFVKMMKV is encoded by the exons ATGCCAACTAAAAAATCAAatgtattcttttttattttttatatctcaTCTGATGTTCGATATTCGCACTGTATTTACCTAACCCTCTTTGGCACAATAAAATTCCTCTATTTAATACCACCCCCATCCAACATTATATACtcaaatatctctctctctctatactCAACAAAGATCCAAGAAGAAAAAAACATGAAagataaaatagtgaaaaatccATCCATGGAAGAAAATCAACTTGTTGAATTCAAAGAAGCCATCACTTTATTTGACAAAAATGGAGATG gttGCATTACAATTGAAGAATTGGCAACAGTAATAAGGTCATTGGATCAAAATCCAACAGAGGAAGAATTATACAATATGATTAGTGAAGTTGATAATGATCATGATAATGGTATCATGGAATTCAATGAATTCTTAAATCTCATCTCCAAGAAAatgaag GAGACTGATACAGACGAAGAACTTAAAGAAGTTTTTAAGGTGTTCGATAAAGATCAAAATGGTTACATTTCAGCTACGGAC cTAAGGCATGTGATGATTAATTTAGGTGAAAAATTAACAGATGAAGAGGCTGAAATGATGATTAAAGAAGCAGATTTAGATGGAGATGGTCAAGttaattttgatgaatttgttaaaatgatgaaagtttaa